Proteins encoded in a region of the Stieleria neptunia genome:
- the topA gene encoding type I DNA topoisomerase, which translates to MAKSNGKSLVIVESPAKARTISKFLGAAYQVEASIGHVRDLPEGKKDVPDKYKDQPWAYLGVNVDEGFEPLYIVPTEKKKHVSKLKAALKEADNLYLATDEDREGEAISWHLHELLKPKVPVHRLVFHEITKEAITDALQHTREIDQGLVRAQETRRILDRLYGYDMSQLLWRKVGSGTSAGRVQSVAVRLIVQRERERIAFVKATYWDIDAVFQTGSKESLPATLTRYNDKKVPTGKDFDSETGKPTKADLLLLSEQETNQLAETLRTTEFAVSKVEVKPFSERPRAPFTTSTLQQEANRKLGFGAKRAMGAAQKLYENGYITYMRTDSTTLSKEAISAARSLVQSVYGEKYLHPSVRVYKGKVKNAQEAHEAIRPAGTSFPTPESLRGQLDSDQFRLYDLIWKRTVACQMADARKQRISVLIEGGGATFTATGTSILFEGFLRAYVEGSDNPEAELADKERILPNVAESDPLVPQSMDPKSHTTQPPARFTEASLTRTLEEKGIGRPSTFASIIGTITDERRNYIGKKGNALVPSWRAFSVTRLMEEHFGTLVDYQFTADMEDFLDSISRNEGGSEEYLRRFYFGDDGPASDAIKQLAADHNVALKPRLEKKLEEIDPRVTARFLIGTPTEGEHREEVFVRVGKYGPFLEQGERKAPIPEGLPPDELDLTKAIELLDAGQVEEEPLGNHPETGKPIYVKIGRFGPYVQLGAPDDEEKKNQSLLKGMAIEDLTLEMACKLLELPRTLGNFPDNDQPIQAFDGRYGPYVKCEKETRSLPDGVSPLEVTLEEAIKLLREPKRRGRAAPKEPIKVFENKSPVTEAEVKVLDGRYGPYVTDGDTNASLPKGADPKELTFESAIDLLAERAAKGGSKKKKKKKAAKKKKATKKKSAKKKATKKKATKKKGVKKKA; encoded by the coding sequence ATGGCAAAGAGCAACGGCAAGAGCCTGGTGATCGTCGAATCACCCGCAAAAGCACGCACGATCTCGAAGTTTTTAGGCGCGGCTTATCAAGTCGAAGCCAGCATCGGGCACGTCCGAGATCTGCCCGAGGGCAAGAAAGATGTTCCCGATAAGTACAAGGATCAGCCCTGGGCCTACCTGGGCGTGAACGTCGACGAGGGGTTCGAACCACTCTATATCGTGCCGACGGAGAAAAAAAAACACGTCAGCAAATTGAAGGCGGCACTCAAGGAAGCGGACAACCTGTATCTGGCGACCGATGAAGACCGCGAGGGTGAGGCGATCAGCTGGCACCTTCACGAATTGTTGAAGCCGAAAGTGCCCGTGCACCGGCTGGTTTTCCACGAAATCACCAAAGAAGCGATCACCGACGCGCTCCAGCACACCCGGGAGATCGACCAGGGCTTGGTCCGGGCTCAGGAGACGCGACGGATTCTCGATCGCCTGTACGGCTACGACATGTCGCAATTGCTGTGGCGAAAAGTCGGCAGCGGGACCTCGGCCGGACGGGTGCAAAGCGTCGCGGTGCGATTGATCGTCCAGCGGGAACGGGAGCGAATCGCGTTCGTCAAAGCGACTTATTGGGACATCGACGCGGTGTTCCAAACCGGCAGCAAGGAATCGTTGCCCGCGACCCTGACCCGGTACAACGACAAAAAAGTGCCGACGGGGAAGGATTTTGATTCCGAAACCGGCAAACCGACCAAGGCCGATTTGCTGTTGCTCAGCGAGCAGGAAACCAACCAGCTGGCCGAAACCTTGCGGACCACCGAGTTCGCCGTTTCCAAGGTCGAGGTCAAACCGTTTTCCGAACGGCCCCGAGCACCCTTTACCACCAGCACCCTGCAACAGGAAGCCAACCGCAAGCTGGGATTTGGTGCCAAACGCGCGATGGGTGCCGCCCAAAAACTGTACGAAAACGGTTACATCACCTACATGCGGACCGACAGCACGACGCTGTCCAAAGAAGCGATCTCGGCGGCCCGTTCGCTGGTCCAATCCGTGTACGGCGAAAAGTACTTGCATCCGAGTGTGCGAGTGTACAAGGGCAAGGTTAAAAACGCCCAAGAGGCTCACGAAGCGATTCGCCCGGCCGGTACCAGCTTTCCGACCCCGGAATCGCTGCGGGGCCAGCTGGATTCGGATCAATTTCGGCTTTACGACCTGATCTGGAAGCGGACCGTCGCCTGCCAGATGGCCGACGCCCGCAAGCAGCGAATCAGCGTGCTGATCGAAGGCGGCGGAGCGACCTTCACCGCGACCGGGACCAGCATTCTGTTCGAAGGTTTTCTGCGAGCCTATGTCGAAGGCAGCGACAACCCGGAAGCGGAATTGGCCGACAAAGAGCGGATCCTGCCCAACGTCGCCGAAAGCGATCCGTTGGTTCCCCAGTCGATGGATCCCAAGAGCCACACGACCCAGCCGCCGGCGCGATTCACCGAAGCCTCGTTGACCCGGACGCTGGAAGAAAAAGGGATCGGGCGCCCCAGCACGTTCGCATCGATCATCGGCACGATCACCGACGAACGCCGAAATTACATCGGCAAGAAAGGCAACGCACTGGTCCCCAGTTGGCGTGCCTTCAGCGTCACGCGGTTGATGGAAGAGCACTTCGGGACGCTGGTCGATTACCAGTTCACCGCCGACATGGAGGACTTTTTGGACTCGATCAGCCGCAACGAAGGTGGATCGGAAGAATACCTGCGACGGTTCTATTTCGGCGACGACGGTCCCGCCAGCGATGCGATCAAGCAATTGGCAGCCGACCACAACGTGGCGCTCAAACCGCGGCTGGAAAAGAAGCTTGAAGAGATCGATCCCCGCGTGACCGCGCGGTTTTTGATCGGGACGCCGACCGAGGGTGAGCACCGCGAAGAAGTGTTCGTGCGGGTCGGCAAGTACGGACCGTTCTTGGAACAGGGCGAGCGCAAGGCGCCGATTCCCGAAGGCCTGCCGCCGGACGAATTGGATTTGACCAAGGCGATCGAATTGCTCGATGCCGGGCAGGTCGAAGAGGAGCCCTTGGGGAACCACCCGGAGACCGGGAAGCCGATCTACGTCAAAATCGGCCGCTTCGGGCCCTATGTTCAGCTCGGCGCACCCGACGACGAAGAAAAGAAAAACCAATCGCTGCTTAAGGGCATGGCGATTGAAGATTTGACGCTGGAGATGGCGTGCAAACTGCTCGAGCTGCCGCGAACGCTGGGGAATTTCCCCGACAACGACCAGCCCATCCAGGCCTTTGACGGTCGCTATGGGCCCTACGTCAAATGCGAAAAGGAAACCCGCTCGCTGCCCGACGGAGTCTCCCCGCTGGAGGTCACGCTTGAGGAGGCGATCAAGTTGCTGCGCGAGCCCAAGCGGCGTGGCCGCGCGGCGCCGAAGGAACCGATCAAGGTGTTTGAGAACAAGTCGCCGGTGACCGAGGCCGAAGTCAAGGTGCTCGACGGGCGCTACGGTCCGTACGTGACCGACGGCGACACGAACGCCTCCTTGCCCAAGGGCGCCGATCCGAAAGAGCTGACGTTCGAGTCGGCGATCGACCTGCTGGCTGAACGGGCCGCCAAGGGCGGATCGAAGAAAAAGAAGAAGAAAAAGGCCGCCAAAAAGAAGAAGGCGACGAAAAAGAAGTCGGCCAAGAAGAAAGCGACGAAGAAAAAGGCCACCAAGAAGAAGGGTGTCAAGAAAAAGGCCTAG
- a CDS encoding tRNA-queuosine alpha-mannosyltransferase domain-containing protein, whose amino-acid sequence MLRHVLAIEPYYGGSHQAFLDGVIAASRHRWSLATLPARHWKWRMRSAPVQLSRLVADLVPARGVPDVVLASDMLDLPTWLGLASRDDRFSWLGDVPVVTYFHENQWAYPAAPDARADHHFGYTNLLTAAASDACWFNSEFNRRTFFDLSRDFVSRMPDARQAIDLDGIEQVSRVIAPGFRPPKTRDAAGRDDAPIRLGWVGRFEHDKRPDRFLALLDRLSDQAVRFELILLGQRGRRSEVLDDIRARHGASIRFDGYAESRQQYEDQLRQIDVVVSTAGHEFFGIAVCEAIWAGAIPVTPDGLSYVEYVPESLRYTSIEQAAEIIKGLQTPADRQRLSERCRRGIADYRIDRVVSVIDTALEAVVAAG is encoded by the coding sequence GTGCTAAGGCATGTGTTGGCGATTGAGCCCTACTACGGCGGCAGCCATCAGGCCTTTCTGGATGGAGTGATCGCCGCCAGCCGACATCGTTGGTCACTGGCCACCTTGCCGGCGCGTCATTGGAAATGGCGGATGCGGTCGGCGCCGGTCCAGCTCAGTCGGTTGGTTGCCGATTTGGTTCCGGCACGCGGCGTGCCCGATGTGGTGCTGGCCAGCGACATGTTGGATCTGCCGACCTGGTTGGGGTTGGCGTCACGCGATGACAGGTTCAGCTGGCTTGGCGACGTGCCGGTGGTGACCTACTTTCACGAGAACCAGTGGGCCTATCCGGCGGCACCCGATGCCCGGGCGGACCATCATTTCGGTTACACGAATCTGTTGACCGCCGCCGCCTCGGACGCCTGTTGGTTCAATTCCGAGTTCAACCGACGGACGTTTTTTGACCTGTCACGCGACTTCGTCAGCCGCATGCCCGATGCCCGGCAGGCGATCGATCTGGACGGGATCGAACAAGTGAGCCGGGTGATCGCTCCGGGGTTCCGGCCGCCGAAAACCCGAGACGCCGCGGGACGCGATGATGCACCGATTCGACTGGGATGGGTGGGGCGATTCGAGCACGACAAGCGACCCGATCGGTTCTTGGCTTTGCTCGATCGTCTGTCCGACCAAGCGGTGCGATTCGAGTTGATTCTGCTCGGCCAGCGGGGCCGCCGGAGCGAAGTGCTCGATGACATCCGTGCCCGGCATGGGGCATCGATTCGGTTTGACGGTTACGCCGAGTCGCGCCAGCAGTACGAGGACCAGCTCCGACAGATCGACGTGGTCGTCTCGACCGCCGGGCACGAGTTCTTCGGCATCGCGGTGTGTGAAGCGATCTGGGCCGGGGCGATTCCGGTCACGCCCGACGGGTTGAGTTATGTCGAATATGTCCCCGAGTCGCTGCGGTACACGTCGATCGAACAGGCCGCCGAGATCATCAAGGGGTTGCAAACGCCGGCCGACCGACAGAGGCTGAGCGAGCGTTGTCGCCGTGGGATTGCCGATTACCGAATCGATCGGGTCGTGAGTGTGATCGATACGGCGCTGGAGGCGGTTGTTGCCGCGGGATAG
- a CDS encoding nucleotide sugar dehydrogenase, translating into MSSDSCQSLLRAIADRTCTVGVIGLGYVGLPLIDAFSQSGFKCVGFDVDPSKVASLLAGKSYIKHIDDSKIAAWLEKGLFDATDDMGRLSEPDVLLICVPTPLDDARDPDLKYVVGTCQAIAKTLRAGQLVVLESTTYPTTTRDVMVPILQQSGLSAGSDFFVAYSPEREDPGNPDFSAAGIPKVVGAINEDSQACAAALYESAVAGVVPVSNCEVAEAAKVLENIYRAVNIALVNELKVLFDEMGIDVWEVVNAAKTKPFGFQAFYPGPGLGGHCIPIDPFYLSWLARKQGCNARFIELAGEVNRSMPAYVVSRTSEFLNEFRKPVNGSKICLLGVAYKKDVDDPRESPSFELMELLLAQGAELTYSDPHVPHLPSMRHYELPEMHSQTLTPEFLASQDAVLIATDHTAFDYNQIVRHSALVVDTRNATAAVTSHRERIRKC; encoded by the coding sequence ATGTCCTCCGATTCTTGTCAGTCGCTTCTCCGTGCCATCGCCGACCGCACTTGCACCGTCGGGGTGATCGGGCTCGGGTACGTCGGATTGCCGTTGATTGACGCGTTCAGTCAGTCCGGTTTCAAGTGCGTCGGATTTGACGTCGATCCGAGCAAGGTGGCGAGTTTGCTGGCCGGCAAAAGTTACATCAAGCACATCGACGATTCCAAAATCGCCGCTTGGCTGGAAAAGGGGCTGTTCGACGCGACCGACGACATGGGGCGTCTGTCCGAGCCCGATGTGTTGTTGATCTGTGTCCCGACGCCCTTGGACGACGCCCGCGATCCAGATTTGAAATACGTCGTCGGCACCTGCCAGGCGATTGCCAAGACGCTGCGTGCGGGACAGCTGGTCGTGCTGGAAAGCACCACCTATCCGACGACGACGCGGGACGTGATGGTACCGATTCTGCAGCAGAGCGGGCTCTCGGCGGGGAGCGATTTCTTCGTCGCCTACAGCCCGGAACGCGAAGACCCGGGCAACCCCGATTTTTCCGCCGCCGGGATTCCCAAGGTCGTCGGCGCGATCAACGAAGACAGCCAGGCCTGTGCCGCGGCGCTCTACGAATCGGCCGTGGCCGGCGTGGTGCCGGTTTCCAATTGCGAAGTCGCCGAAGCGGCCAAGGTGCTGGAGAACATTTATCGCGCCGTCAACATCGCGTTGGTCAACGAGTTGAAAGTGCTGTTTGATGAAATGGGCATCGACGTTTGGGAAGTCGTCAACGCGGCCAAGACCAAGCCGTTCGGGTTTCAGGCGTTTTATCCCGGCCCCGGGCTGGGCGGCCACTGCATTCCGATCGACCCGTTTTACCTTTCCTGGTTGGCACGCAAGCAGGGCTGCAATGCGCGGTTCATCGAGTTGGCCGGTGAAGTCAATCGCTCGATGCCCGCGTATGTCGTCTCGCGGACTTCGGAGTTCTTGAATGAGTTTCGCAAACCCGTCAACGGCAGCAAGATCTGTCTGTTGGGCGTCGCCTACAAAAAGGACGTCGATGATCCGCGCGAGAGTCCGTCGTTTGAGCTGATGGAGTTGTTGCTCGCACAAGGTGCCGAGCTGACGTACAGCGATCCCCACGTGCCCCACCTGCCTTCGATGCGGCACTACGAGCTGCCAGAAATGCACAGCCAAACGCTGACCCCGGAATTTTTGGCGTCGCAAGATGCGGTATTGATCGCGACCGACCACACGGCATTCGATTACAATCAAATCGTCCGGCACAGCGCGTTGGTCGTCGACACGCGCAACGCGACCGCGGCGGTCACGTCGCACCGCGAACGGATTCGTAAGTGCTAA
- a CDS encoding LptF/LptG family permease, with translation MPTRLTRYILAEIMKIFVVALIALTLLILLIGVGRTLLREGLGPFAIVQLLPFVLPIALQFAFPATALFAVSCVYGRMAGDGEVATVKASGISPLKILQPAFVFAFLLSPIAVYMSDLAVSWGRPGVNRVVMLSIEDIVYRKMRSQLSYTDDGFSIHVHDVKGQRLEYPTVTVHSGGAPMKLQAREGRLTLDVENETLLLELTDSRWDRGGSVQGIVPGKTEVPIPLSRTLRTPSQAETRPSELPLSLIQVERLSQDARSHAAIGELAAHTGFSILTSRTEAIAGAAGQQKLAQLEASKRRLTRLRIEPWRRWAEGFSCFFFVFIGAPLAMLARTSDYWTTFGRCFLPTLLLYYPLFILGLNQAKDSAIPPYGVWLGNVALGAIGVILVNRVRRY, from the coding sequence ATGCCCACTCGGCTAACTCGTTACATCTTGGCGGAAATCATGAAGATTTTCGTCGTTGCCTTGATCGCTCTGACGCTGTTGATCTTGTTGATCGGCGTCGGGCGAACGCTGCTGCGCGAGGGGTTGGGGCCGTTTGCGATCGTCCAATTGCTGCCCTTTGTGCTGCCGATTGCGCTTCAATTTGCGTTTCCGGCGACGGCATTGTTCGCTGTTTCGTGTGTTTATGGACGGATGGCCGGCGATGGCGAAGTGGCGACGGTGAAGGCGTCGGGGATTTCGCCGCTGAAAATCCTGCAACCGGCCTTTGTGTTTGCGTTTTTGCTCAGTCCGATCGCGGTCTACATGAGCGATTTGGCGGTGTCCTGGGGGCGTCCGGGCGTCAATCGCGTCGTGATGCTGTCGATCGAGGATATCGTCTATCGGAAGATGCGCAGTCAGCTTTCGTACACCGATGATGGGTTTTCGATTCACGTCCACGACGTGAAGGGTCAGCGATTGGAGTACCCGACGGTGACCGTCCACAGCGGCGGGGCGCCGATGAAGTTGCAGGCCCGTGAGGGTCGCCTGACCTTGGATGTGGAGAACGAAACGCTGCTGTTGGAGCTGACCGACAGCCGATGGGACCGAGGCGGTTCGGTGCAGGGGATCGTGCCGGGCAAAACGGAGGTGCCGATCCCGTTGTCTCGCACCCTGCGGACGCCGTCGCAAGCGGAAACGCGTCCCAGCGAGTTGCCGTTGAGTCTGATCCAGGTCGAACGGCTGAGCCAAGATGCGCGATCGCACGCGGCCATCGGAGAGTTGGCGGCGCACACGGGATTCTCGATTCTCACCAGCCGGACCGAGGCGATCGCCGGGGCGGCCGGACAACAGAAGCTGGCGCAGTTGGAAGCGAGTAAACGGCGATTGACGCGGCTGCGGATCGAACCGTGGCGTCGCTGGGCCGAAGGATTCAGCTGTTTCTTTTTCGTCTTTATCGGCGCCCCGCTGGCGATGCTGGCTCGGACCAGCGACTACTGGACCACGTTTGGACGCTGTTTTCTGCCGACCCTGCTGCTGTACTATCCGCTATTTATCCTGGGATTGAATCAGGCCAAGGACAGCGCCATCCCTCCCTACGGGGTCTGGCTGGGCAACGTTGCGCTTGGCGCGATCGGGGTGATTTTAGTGAATCGGGTGCGGCGCTACTGA
- a CDS encoding secretin N-terminal domain-containing protein — protein MPQRRIHRPTLTFLILLMIAIGSTPLRGQAPTMTVVGPDGKPRTMPVAGNPFGGPTPGNPNAKPGEKPEPGKSDAKPGDGDKKAEPPPEPKIIRRGDQKSGEADPEELKATVGPDGKVAFQFRNQPWVELVQWLAEIADQPLDWQELPADRVNLRSPGRYTVAETKDLFNRHLLARGYTLLEMPGGITVAKTEGINAAMVPRVDLDELDEMMPHTFVRASLELGWLSSEKMAEELKPMISSNGRLTALTTTNRIEAMDAAINLRQVVELLEQERNQSSREALAPEFRLRYIPAETAKTMLEEFLGVEKKSNAPMTPQQMAMMQQMARQNGGKPAPPAKKPEISIVANTRQNSVFIRAPVDRIAIAGEFINRIDVPSQGLASLSDIESRLQVFRLTSIDPEKLIEIIGEMNVLEPTTQIRADDTNKALIVSGSAADRYIIDRLIERLDGSGRQFEVLQLRRLEASEVAESIAFLMGQDKDDEKNSNSRRSYYYGYSYGNQEKDKDEDKFRVAANSRFRQVLLWANESEMEQVRNLLIKLGELPPPGGSPRTVRRIDATSGPETYDYLMRLKQQWSQLSDAPLELPDATEFVDPVARDEDDDAEENAEENAEQGDSKPDIDMGLETRLETPDKRADPSPTVAVAAAEASPPGNGEQLTATQAETKQTSEQATSANESGGNTTIRSSQDFDRLFGNRDEPKASTENQRTTAANDSSSDPSPIQIQLDEDGNLLLLGANTKALDQLENLMLQVAPPKRPYHVFKIKHQTAGYIQLNLEEYFEDKEEKDDSDGFYRYFFYDFDDSSDDGPKGLEKSNELRFVYDPDTNTIVVSGATSSQLRTISELIELWDVAEPVNKRRMRYTKLVNIEFGSAETIAETVKEAYRDLLSSNDKTFAKAGRGGGGGGGAPGGDEKSSGREKQGSGLVDGDNGRDGGDVDFSFKGKLSMGVDTVGNTLLVSAEGEPLLDLVIEMIHKLDLAAKPAGDMQIISLSGNTSEKSIQNVLKAFGGKGATESSRPQAPDRPGPPPVNDREPR, from the coding sequence GTGCCCCAACGACGAATCCACAGACCGACCCTGACGTTTCTGATCCTGCTGATGATCGCCATCGGTTCGACACCCCTTCGCGGTCAGGCCCCCACCATGACCGTCGTCGGACCGGACGGGAAGCCGCGCACCATGCCGGTCGCGGGCAACCCGTTTGGAGGCCCGACGCCGGGCAATCCCAACGCGAAGCCCGGGGAAAAGCCGGAACCGGGAAAATCCGATGCGAAGCCGGGTGACGGTGACAAAAAAGCCGAGCCGCCGCCGGAGCCCAAGATCATTCGCCGCGGCGACCAGAAATCTGGTGAGGCGGACCCGGAAGAGTTGAAAGCAACCGTGGGTCCCGACGGCAAGGTCGCGTTTCAGTTCCGCAATCAGCCCTGGGTCGAACTCGTTCAATGGCTGGCCGAGATTGCCGATCAACCGCTGGATTGGCAAGAGTTACCGGCCGATCGCGTGAACCTGCGATCCCCGGGACGCTACACCGTCGCAGAAACCAAAGACCTGTTCAACCGTCATTTGCTGGCCCGCGGCTACACCCTGCTGGAAATGCCCGGCGGGATCACCGTCGCGAAAACCGAAGGCATCAACGCGGCGATGGTGCCCCGAGTGGACCTCGACGAGTTGGACGAAATGATGCCGCACACCTTCGTCCGCGCCTCGCTCGAACTCGGCTGGCTGTCAAGTGAAAAGATGGCCGAAGAACTTAAACCGATGATCAGCAGCAACGGCCGGCTGACCGCGTTGACGACGACCAACCGGATCGAGGCGATGGACGCGGCGATCAACCTTCGCCAAGTCGTCGAATTGCTGGAACAGGAACGAAACCAATCCAGCCGCGAAGCGCTCGCACCGGAGTTTCGCTTGCGCTACATTCCGGCCGAGACGGCCAAGACCATGCTGGAAGAGTTCCTGGGCGTGGAGAAAAAATCCAATGCCCCGATGACGCCGCAACAGATGGCCATGATGCAGCAGATGGCGCGGCAGAACGGGGGAAAACCGGCGCCGCCAGCAAAAAAACCCGAGATCTCCATCGTCGCCAACACGCGACAAAATTCCGTCTTCATTCGGGCCCCGGTGGATCGAATCGCGATTGCGGGCGAGTTCATCAATCGAATCGACGTCCCCAGCCAAGGACTCGCCTCGCTGTCGGACATCGAGTCGCGTCTTCAAGTCTTTCGCTTGACTTCGATCGACCCCGAAAAGCTGATCGAGATCATCGGCGAAATGAATGTCCTGGAACCCACCACTCAGATCCGAGCCGATGACACCAACAAAGCCCTGATCGTGTCGGGTTCGGCCGCGGACCGCTACATCATCGACCGGCTGATCGAGCGGCTCGATGGCAGCGGACGACAATTCGAAGTGCTCCAGCTACGCCGGCTCGAGGCCAGCGAAGTCGCCGAGTCGATCGCGTTCCTGATGGGCCAAGACAAAGACGATGAGAAAAATTCCAACTCGCGACGCTCCTACTACTACGGCTACAGCTACGGCAACCAAGAAAAAGACAAGGATGAAGACAAGTTTCGAGTCGCCGCCAACTCACGGTTTCGGCAAGTCTTGTTGTGGGCCAACGAATCGGAGATGGAACAGGTTCGCAATCTGCTGATCAAGCTCGGGGAACTGCCGCCGCCGGGCGGCAGCCCACGCACCGTCCGCCGCATCGATGCCACCTCCGGGCCGGAAACCTACGACTACCTGATGCGTCTGAAACAACAATGGAGCCAGCTATCCGACGCGCCCTTGGAACTGCCCGACGCGACCGAATTCGTCGACCCCGTCGCCCGCGATGAAGACGACGACGCCGAAGAAAACGCCGAAGAAAACGCGGAGCAAGGCGACTCGAAACCGGACATCGACATGGGGTTGGAAACCAGACTCGAAACGCCCGACAAACGCGCCGATCCCTCCCCGACGGTCGCGGTCGCCGCGGCCGAAGCATCGCCGCCGGGCAACGGTGAGCAATTGACGGCAACCCAGGCGGAAACCAAGCAAACCTCCGAGCAGGCGACGTCAGCCAACGAATCGGGCGGCAACACGACGATTCGATCCTCTCAAGACTTCGATCGCTTGTTCGGAAACCGCGACGAACCGAAAGCCTCGACCGAGAACCAACGCACGACGGCTGCAAACGATTCCTCGTCCGATCCGTCCCCCATCCAAATCCAGCTGGACGAAGACGGCAATCTGTTGCTGCTCGGCGCCAACACCAAAGCGCTCGACCAACTGGAAAATCTGATGCTCCAGGTCGCGCCCCCGAAACGGCCCTACCACGTCTTCAAAATCAAACACCAGACCGCCGGATACATCCAGTTGAACCTGGAGGAGTACTTTGAAGATAAAGAGGAGAAAGACGACTCGGATGGTTTCTACCGCTACTTTTTTTATGACTTCGACGATTCGTCCGACGACGGGCCCAAGGGTTTGGAAAAGAGCAACGAACTGCGATTCGTCTACGACCCCGACACCAACACCATCGTCGTCAGCGGTGCGACCTCGTCACAGCTTCGCACGATCAGCGAACTGATCGAATTATGGGACGTCGCCGAACCGGTCAACAAACGCCGCATGCGTTACACCAAACTGGTGAACATCGAATTCGGCAGCGCCGAGACGATCGCCGAAACGGTCAAAGAAGCCTACCGCGATCTGCTCAGCAGCAACGACAAGACGTTCGCCAAGGCGGGACGCGGCGGCGGTGGCGGAGGTGGAGCACCGGGAGGCGATGAAAAATCGTCTGGACGTGAAAAACAAGGCAGCGGCCTGGTCGACGGCGACAACGGCCGCGACGGCGGCGACGTCGATTTTTCGTTCAAAGGCAAACTGTCCATGGGGGTCGACACCGTCGGCAACACACTGCTGGTCAGCGCCGAAGGCGAACCGCTGCTGGATCTGGTGATCGAAATGATTCACAAATTGGACCTGGCCGCAAAACCCGCCGGCGATATGCAAATCATCTCTCTCTCGGGTAACACCAGCGAAAAATCGATCCAGAACGTCCTGAAAGCCTTCGGCGGCAAGGGGGCTACCGAATCCAGCCGGCCCCAAGCACCGGACCGCCCCGGCCCCCCGCCGGTCAACGACCGCGAACCTCGCTAG